A genomic window from Gossypium hirsutum isolate 1008001.06 chromosome D12, Gossypium_hirsutum_v2.1, whole genome shotgun sequence includes:
- the LOC107946640 gene encoding pectinesterase PPME1: MEGKRIESSEVYVAAMCVSILLFAPVGVSQPIPADKSQVNAWFNGIIKPVKERGNTLDPELVEAETEPRIIKVMQGGGGEFDTITKAIESVPSGNTKRVIISIGPGSYKEKIRIERNKPFITFLGDPKNMPNLTFDGTAKQYGTVDSATLITECSYFVGANLNIVNTAPKPDGKMVGAQAVALRVSGDRSAFYNCKIIGFQDTLCDDKGNHFFKDCHIRGTVDFIFGSGKSLYLNTKIFVEGDPGLTVITAQARESSSEDTGYSFVHGSISGTAKNAFLGRAWKSSPRVVYAYTEMGNVVNPAGWSHNLQPERAKTVYYGEYKCTGQGANPKTREPFVKQLPDAEAQPFLVLDYVEATKWLLPSPTVPN; encoded by the exons atggAAGGAAAAAGAATCGAGAGCAGTGAAGTTTATGTTGCAGCAATGTGTGTAAGTATTCTCCTCTTTGCTCCGGTTGGTGTGTCCCAACCAATACCAGCGGATAAATCTCAAGTAAATGCTTGGTTTAATGGCATTATCAAGCCCGTGAAAGAAAGGGGTAACACCTTAGACCCTGAATTGGTTGAGGCCGAGACAGAACCTAGAATTATAAAGGTGATGCAAGGTGGGGGTGGAGAATTCGATACCATAACCAAAGCCATCGAGAGCGTTCCATCAGGGAACACCAAACGTGTGATTATATCCATCGGACCCGGATCTTACAAAGAGAAAATCAGAATTGAAAGAAATAAGccttttattacatttttagGAGATCCTAAAAACATGCCAAATTTGACATTTGATGGAACCGCCAAGCAGTATGGAACCGTAGATAGTGCCACTCTTATTACTGAGTGTAGTTACTTTGTGGGTGCTAATCTCAATATAGTG AACACTGCTCCTAAGCCAGACGGGAAAATGGTAGGAGCCCAAGCGGTTGCTTTGAGAGTCTCTGGTGATAGGTCAGCTTTCTATAACTGTAAAATCATCGGCTTCCAAGACACTTTGTGCGATGACAAGGGCAACCATTTCTTTAAGGATTGCCATATTCGTGGTACTGTTGATTTCATTTTTGGAAGCGGGAAATCTTTGTATCTG AACACAAAAATATTTGTGGAAGGAGATCCGGGACTTACAGTAATTACAGCACAAGCGAGAGAAAGTTCATCAGAGGACACGGGTTATTCGTTTGTGCATGGTAGCATTTCTGGAACAGCGAAGAATGCATTTTTGGGCAGGGCCTGGAAGAGCAGCCCAAGGGTTGTTTATGCATATACTGAAATGGGCAACGTTGTCAATCCTGCTGGTTGGTCTCATAATCTCCAACCTGAACGAGCCAA AACTGTTTACTATGGAGAATATAAATGCACGGGGCAAGGCGCCAATCCCAAGACACGGGAGCCATTCGTCAAACAACTACCGGATGCAGAAGCTCAACCATTCTTGGTTCTTGACTATGTTGAAGCTACCAAATGGTTGCTTCCTTCTCCAACAGTACCTAATTAA